A region of Pseudomonas putida DNA encodes the following proteins:
- the ercA gene encoding alcohol dehydrogenase-like regulatory protein ErcA: protein MSQSFSPLRKFVSPEIIFGAGCRHNVANYAKTFGARKVLVVSDPGVIAAGWVADVEASLQAQGIDYCLYTAVSPNPRVEEVMLGAEIYRENHCDVIVAVGGGSPMDCGKAIGIVVAHGRSILEFEGVDMIRVPSPPLILIPTTAGTSADVSQFVIISNQQERMKFSIVSKAVVPDVSLIDPQTTLSMDPFLSACTGIDALVHAIEAFVSTGHGPLTDPHALEAMRLINGNLVQMIANPTDIALREKIMLGSMQAGLAFSNAILGAVHAMSHSLGGFLDLPHGLCNAVLVEHVVAFNYSSAPERFKVIAEVFGIDCRGLNHRQICGRLVDHLIALKHAIGFHETLGLHGVRTSDIPFLSQHAMDDPCILTNPRESSQRDVEVVYGEAL from the coding sequence ATGAGCCAGAGTTTCAGCCCGCTGCGTAAGTTTGTTTCGCCTGAAATCATCTTCGGTGCCGGCTGCCGGCATAACGTCGCCAATTACGCCAAGACCTTCGGCGCCCGCAAGGTACTGGTGGTCAGCGACCCCGGTGTGATTGCCGCCGGTTGGGTGGCGGATGTCGAGGCCAGCCTGCAGGCGCAGGGCATCGATTACTGCCTGTACACGGCCGTGTCGCCCAACCCTCGGGTCGAAGAGGTCATGCTGGGCGCCGAGATCTACCGGGAGAACCACTGTGACGTGATTGTCGCCGTGGGCGGCGGCAGCCCGATGGATTGTGGCAAGGCGATCGGCATCGTGGTCGCCCACGGGCGCAGCATCCTTGAGTTCGAAGGCGTGGACATGATCCGCGTGCCCAGCCCGCCGCTGATCCTGATCCCCACCACGGCCGGCACCTCGGCGGACGTGTCGCAGTTCGTGATCATTTCCAACCAGCAGGAGCGCATGAAGTTTTCCATCGTCAGCAAGGCCGTGGTGCCCGACGTCTCGCTGATCGACCCGCAAACCACCCTGAGCATGGACCCGTTCCTGTCAGCGTGCACCGGCATCGATGCGCTGGTGCATGCCATCGAAGCGTTCGTCTCCACCGGCCACGGCCCGTTGACCGACCCCCATGCGCTGGAAGCCATGCGCTTGATCAATGGCAACCTGGTGCAGATGATCGCCAACCCGACCGACATCGCCCTGCGCGAGAAGATCATGCTGGGCAGCATGCAGGCCGGGCTGGCGTTTTCCAACGCGATTCTGGGCGCGGTGCACGCCATGTCCCACAGCCTGGGCGGTTTTCTCGACTTGCCCCACGGCCTGTGCAACGCCGTGCTGGTGGAACACGTGGTGGCGTTCAACTACAGCTCGGCGCCGGAGCGTTTCAAGGTGATTGCCGAGGTATTTGGCATTGATTGTCGCGGCCTCAATCACCGGCAGATCTGCGGGCGCCTGGTGGATCACCTGATCGCCCTGAAGCACGCGATCGGCTTCCACGAAACCCTGGGTTTGCACGGGGTGCGTACGTCCGACATCCCGTTTTTGTCGCAGCATGCGATGGATGACCCGTGCATCCTCACCAACCCCCGCGAGTCGAGCCAGCGTGATGTCGAGGTCGTCTATGGCGAGGCCCTCTGA
- a CDS encoding NahK/ErcS family hybrid sensor histidine kinase/response regulator, with the protein MARPSDEQQRALAGLLGLGDHSARKSHYPELAARLDELEAERNRYKWLFENAVHGIFQASLQEGMRAANPALARMLGYESPQAVLFSLTDLATNLFVGGAEELHTITRALTREHSLHGYETRLRRKDGSHLDVLMNLLLKPGQEGLVEGFVADITERKQAQQHLQQLNDELEQRVAARTDELLEANRNLQQQITERKAIARALRVARDAAETANRSKDKYLAAASHDLLQPLNAARLLISTLRERQLPEAEQLLVERTHQALEGAEDLLTDLLDISRLDQAAVKPDVALYRLDELFGPLVSEFRSVADAEGLKLRARVGDYAISTDLRLLTRILRNFLSNACRYTDEGKILLGARRCGGCLRLEVWDTGRGIAEDRLEAIFLEFNQLDVGRAADRKGVGLGLAIVERIAKILGYRVQVRSWPGRGSMFSIEVPIGEKIPLPIHPAAPQPSAGNPLPGRRLLVVDNEVSILQSMGALLGQWGCEVVTATDEAGALVALQGHAPELILADFHLDHGVVGCEVVRHLREHFATAIPAVIITADRSDQCRRALHKLGAPLLNKPVKPGKLRAVLSQLLG; encoded by the coding sequence ATGGCGAGGCCCTCTGACGAGCAGCAGCGGGCGCTGGCCGGGCTGTTGGGGCTGGGTGACCACTCGGCCCGCAAAAGCCATTACCCGGAGCTTGCGGCCCGCCTGGACGAGCTGGAGGCCGAACGCAACCGCTACAAATGGCTGTTCGAAAACGCCGTCCACGGGATTTTCCAAGCCAGCCTGCAAGAGGGCATGCGTGCCGCCAACCCGGCGCTGGCGCGCATGCTGGGCTACGAGAGCCCCCAAGCGGTGCTGTTTTCCCTGACTGACCTGGCCACCAACCTGTTTGTCGGCGGTGCCGAAGAGCTGCACACCATCACCAGGGCCCTCACGCGTGAACACAGCCTGCACGGCTACGAAACCCGCTTGCGGCGCAAGGACGGCAGCCACCTCGATGTGCTGATGAACTTGCTGCTCAAGCCCGGCCAGGAAGGCTTGGTCGAAGGCTTCGTCGCCGACATCACCGAGCGCAAACAGGCTCAGCAGCACCTGCAACAACTTAATGACGAGCTCGAACAACGGGTCGCTGCCCGTACCGATGAACTGCTGGAGGCCAACCGCAACCTGCAACAGCAGATCACCGAGCGTAAAGCGATTGCCCGGGCCCTGCGCGTTGCCCGCGACGCCGCTGAAACCGCTAACCGCAGCAAGGACAAATACCTCGCTGCCGCCAGCCATGACCTGCTGCAACCGCTCAATGCCGCCCGCCTGCTAATTTCGACCCTGCGCGAACGGCAGTTGCCGGAGGCAGAACAGCTGCTGGTGGAGCGTACCCACCAGGCACTGGAGGGCGCCGAAGACCTGCTGACCGACCTGTTGGACATCTCCCGGCTCGATCAGGCGGCGGTCAAGCCTGATGTCGCGTTGTACCGCCTCGACGAACTGTTCGGCCCACTGGTTTCGGAGTTCCGCTCGGTGGCGGATGCCGAAGGCCTGAAACTGCGGGCGCGCGTCGGCGACTATGCCATCAGCACCGACCTGCGGCTGCTGACACGGATTTTGCGCAACTTTCTCAGCAACGCATGCCGTTACACCGATGAGGGCAAGATCTTGCTGGGGGCCAGGCGTTGCGGCGGTTGCTTGCGTCTGGAGGTGTGGGATACCGGGCGGGGCATCGCCGAGGATCGGCTGGAGGCCATTTTCCTTGAGTTCAATCAGCTGGACGTCGGCCGCGCTGCCGATCGCAAAGGCGTAGGCCTGGGCTTGGCCATCGTCGAGCGGATCGCCAAGATTCTTGGTTACCGGGTCCAGGTGCGGTCATGGCCGGGCCGTGGCTCGATGTTCAGCATCGAGGTGCCGATCGGCGAAAAAATCCCCCTGCCTATCCACCCAGCCGCGCCGCAGCCCAGTGCCGGTAACCCGTTGCCGGGCCGGCGGCTGCTGGTGGTCGACAACGAAGTGAGCATCCTCCAGAGCATGGGGGCGCTGCTTGGGCAGTGGGGCTGCGAGGTGGTGACCGCCACCGACGAGGCGGGTGCCTTGGTGGCCTTGCAGGGGCACGCGCCGGAACTGATCCTGGCGGATTTTCACCTGGATCACGGCGTTGTGGGGTGCGAGGTGGTCAGGCACTTGCGCGAACATTTTGCCACCGCCATTCCTGCGGTGATCATCACCGCAGACCGCAGCGATCAGTGCCGACGCGCGTTGCACAAGCTCGGCGCGCCGCTGCTGAACAAGCCGGTCAAACCGGGGAAGTTGCGGGCCGTGTTGAGCCAGTTGCTTGGATAG
- a CDS encoding MipA/OmpV family protein, with product MNLTWAVPLGEHTTFTTLLDVQYLSKEAADSPIVERRLQSAVVGMLDYTF from the coding sequence ATGAATCTGACGTGGGCCGTGCCATTGGGCGAACACACCACATTCACAACCCTGCTGGACGTACAGTATTTGTCCAAGGAGGCAGCAGACAGCCCGATTGTCGAGCGGCGCCTGCAAAGCGCAGTCGTAGGCATGCTGGACTACACCTTCTGA
- a CDS encoding helix-turn-helix domain-containing protein produces the protein MPVKEPSPHHIGRQLAKYRRDRRLTQDQVGEHLRISGEAVSRLERGLVELSVTKLLQLADLYGCPVDELLLAISPRPQDQGQQITAIIKELGDADKQFALEFLQTLATHLAQRK, from the coding sequence TTGCCCGTCAAAGAGCCTAGCCCACATCACATTGGCCGCCAGTTGGCGAAGTATCGTCGCGACCGCCGCTTGACCCAGGACCAGGTCGGCGAGCACCTGCGCATTTCCGGCGAGGCCGTCTCGCGCCTGGAGCGTGGCCTGGTTGAGCTGTCCGTGACGAAGCTGCTGCAGTTGGCCGACCTGTACGGTTGCCCCGTCGATGAACTGCTGCTGGCCATCAGTCCTCGCCCCCAGGATCAGGGCCAGCAGATCACCGCGATCATCAAGGAGCTGGGCGACGCCGATAAGCAGTTCGCCCTAGAGTTTCTGCAAACGCTGGCCACTCATCTCGCGCAACGCAAGTAA
- a CDS encoding single-stranded DNA-binding protein — protein MSTLFVGEGNIGSVPEFQEFNSNPDEPRRLLRLNVYFDNPVPREGGYEDRGGYWAPVELWHRDAEHWSTLYQKGMRVLVEGRTVKDEWEDSEDNARVTFKVEARRIGILPHRLASVTMREKAQDTPNATRKGGGKKAPRKAG, from the coding sequence ATGAGTACGTTATTTGTAGGTGAAGGCAACATCGGCAGCGTGCCGGAATTCCAGGAGTTCAACTCCAACCCGGATGAACCGCGGCGCCTGTTGCGGCTGAACGTCTATTTCGACAACCCGGTACCGCGTGAAGGCGGCTACGAGGATCGCGGCGGCTACTGGGCGCCCGTCGAGCTCTGGCACCGCGATGCCGAGCACTGGAGCACGCTGTACCAGAAAGGCATGCGCGTCTTGGTCGAGGGCCGCACGGTCAAGGATGAGTGGGAGGACAGCGAAGACAACGCGCGGGTGACGTTCAAGGTCGAAGCGCGGCGCATCGGTATCCTGCCGCATCGCCTGGCCTCGGTCACCATGCGCGAGAAGGCGCAGGACACTCCCAACGCCACGCGTAAAGGCGGTGGCAAGAAAGCTCCGCGCAAGGCCGGGTGA
- a CDS encoding DUF3158 family protein, producing MTLADAIARRLSADAYREFAQGASLKGLLKPFKGKGELQQFANTILRMRTQVAELMAVMLAIMAQPPFSLLELRLVVQHSATGTDFLRWRSPDFQRMGVQVWQEAVVHPHLHPELRQALYQLETNRVVLNLQMSSLQSLYRQAVAGASKLEAAELAITRFPTEE from the coding sequence ATGACACTGGCCGATGCAATTGCCCGGCGGTTGTCAGCGGATGCCTATCGCGAGTTCGCACAAGGTGCCTCCCTAAAAGGCCTTTTAAAGCCTTTTAAGGGTAAGGGGGAGCTGCAGCAGTTCGCCAACACGATCCTGCGCATGCGTACTCAGGTCGCCGAATTGATGGCGGTGATGCTGGCGATCATGGCGCAGCCCCCCTTCTCGCTGCTGGAGCTGCGACTGGTCGTCCAGCACAGCGCGACGGGCACCGACTTCCTGCGCTGGCGCAGTCCGGACTTTCAGCGCATGGGCGTGCAGGTGTGGCAGGAAGCGGTGGTTCATCCGCATTTGCACCCTGAGCTACGGCAGGCGTTGTATCAGCTGGAGACCAACCGCGTGGTGCTGAACCTGCAGATGAGCAGCCTGCAGTCGCTGTATCGCCAGGCCGTCGCCGGTGCCAGCAAGCTCGAGGCCGCCGAGCTCGCCATTACCCGCTTCCCCACCGAGGAGTGA
- a CDS encoding PFL_4669 family integrating conjugative element protein, with protein sequence MTDHYQLNLGSLRSSITLTLHTHHAARLWQGRMGREGVHSIMGMPGYIGVTNLLKHASSQDDPFADWFMLQLEDKLLQAKAELRALTKQVSRVERALPTQVDIGDNLNIHPVTLPLFIGSQLGFLAVYLLTDYDALVRRVLLAHHTALIGRPDMENWIDRGAHELRSLFGLAQRYRLAGVNRDDMAANNARAREAIDKFGTPPRKILEGSHRSQFAPPITRSQTTSDPDEPNQPALPEAEAQPTPEVPDEGGEA encoded by the coding sequence ATGACCGATCACTACCAGCTCAACCTGGGCTCCCTGCGCAGCAGCATCACCCTCACCCTACACACCCACCATGCGGCGCGGCTGTGGCAAGGCCGCATGGGCCGCGAAGGGGTACACTCGATCATGGGCATGCCTGGTTACATCGGCGTCACCAACCTGCTCAAGCACGCCAGCAGCCAGGATGACCCCTTCGCCGACTGGTTCATGCTGCAACTGGAGGACAAGCTGCTGCAGGCCAAGGCCGAACTGCGCGCGCTGACCAAGCAGGTCAGTCGAGTGGAGCGCGCCCTGCCGACCCAAGTCGATATCGGCGACAACCTCAATATCCATCCCGTCACCCTCCCCCTGTTCATCGGCAGCCAGCTGGGCTTTCTCGCGGTCTACCTGCTGACCGACTACGACGCCCTGGTGCGCCGCGTTCTGCTCGCCCACCACACAGCCTTAATCGGCCGCCCCGACATGGAAAACTGGATCGATCGCGGCGCCCACGAGCTGCGCAGCCTGTTCGGTCTGGCCCAGCGCTATCGCCTGGCGGGGGTCAATCGGGATGACATGGCCGCCAACAACGCCCGCGCCCGTGAAGCGATCGACAAGTTCGGCACGCCCCCACGCAAGATCCTCGAAGGCAGCCACCGCTCCCAATTCGCCCCACCCATCACACGGAGCCAGACCACGTCGGATCCCGATGAGCCGAATCAACCTGCCCTGCCGGAGGCCGAGGCACAACCTACACCGGAAGTCCCGGATGAAGGGGGTGAGGCATGA
- a CDS encoding STY4528 family pathogenicity island replication protein produces the protein MLSFYEVDWQDVVRQCYDALRRRNECEATQAAAVAEPALRTIYYGDNNPLPQALLLDRRLTPLERNTWLVLHWLITERQIKTPRYHDLQPYLATSPCGTQASRETIARALNVLRTTRWLSLVDRSRDAQGCLRGCVYVLHGDPLTAAEQLELDSGYVGLLLQNLFHATKGVRDVTQHVLAEIQADPHVAQSDKDKLGSLPPAQQQTLPLMNESAQAQHSEPGLRHPVRNAHTSATDPEPCGKAPVSAVVRNPDAGRTVQKDQSKKSTVLAQVEFGRARWPEDLPLNPTERRMASQAMRQLEPEQQQAVINEAAVRCARGEIRKPVAYLMGLIKRACQGEFTLWAARAEATTATTAPSLAPKAMPAQPPGERPKRGGQRTASPLALSCLEELKQRCRGSLAPT, from the coding sequence ATGCTGAGCTTCTACGAAGTGGACTGGCAAGACGTGGTGCGCCAGTGCTACGACGCCCTTCGACGCCGCAATGAATGTGAGGCCACCCAAGCTGCCGCTGTTGCGGAGCCTGCGCTACGAACGATCTACTACGGCGACAACAATCCCTTGCCACAAGCATTGCTCCTCGATCGTCGGCTGACCCCGTTGGAGCGCAACACCTGGCTGGTCCTGCACTGGCTGATCACCGAGCGCCAGATCAAAACGCCCCGCTATCACGACCTGCAGCCCTACTTGGCCACTAGCCCCTGTGGGACCCAGGCGTCGCGCGAGACCATCGCCCGCGCATTGAACGTCCTGCGTACGACCCGCTGGCTCAGCCTGGTCGACCGTTCGCGCGACGCCCAAGGCTGCCTGCGCGGTTGCGTCTACGTGCTGCACGGCGATCCGTTGACGGCGGCCGAACAGCTTGAGCTGGACAGTGGCTACGTGGGGCTACTGCTGCAGAACCTCTTCCATGCCACCAAGGGGGTGCGTGATGTGACGCAGCATGTGCTGGCCGAAATTCAAGCCGACCCGCACGTCGCCCAGAGCGACAAGGACAAGCTGGGCTCACTGCCGCCGGCACAGCAACAAACGCTGCCGCTGATGAACGAAAGCGCGCAAGCGCAACATTCCGAACCTGGTCTGCGCCACCCCGTTCGGAATGCTCACACCTCGGCCACCGATCCCGAACCCTGCGGCAAGGCACCGGTTTCGGCTGTGGTTCGGAATCCCGACGCCGGCCGTACAGTACAGAAAGACCAAAGCAAAAAAAGTACAGTACTGGCGCAGGTCGAGTTTGGCCGAGCACGGTGGCCTGAGGATTTACCCTTGAATCCGACCGAGCGGCGCATGGCCTCGCAGGCAATGCGCCAGCTCGAGCCGGAACAGCAACAAGCGGTGATCAATGAAGCGGCGGTGCGCTGCGCCCGCGGTGAGATCCGAAAACCCGTCGCCTACCTGATGGGCTTGATCAAACGTGCCTGCCAAGGCGAGTTCACCCTGTGGGCGGCCCGCGCAGAGGCAACGACCGCCACGACCGCACCGTCGCTCGCACCGAAGGCCATGCCAGCGCAGCCACCCGGTGAGCGACCCAAGCGCGGTGGTCAGCGCACTGCCTCGCCACTCGCCCTCTCCTGCCTGGAGGAACTGAAGCAACGCTGCCGAGGTTCGCTTGCGCCTACCTAG